One genomic region from Campylobacter concisus encodes:
- a CDS encoding MATE family efflux transporter, producing MNLSMKKLVIPIFLDMFLHFITLIINTYMVTKVSVHLVGAMGAGNQVMDLFMTIFNFLSIGCSVVVAQALGAKKNELASNVIHASITSNTIFGVFSAIIIYVFGYNILNLLNVPKELINDSFSYLHILGFALLFDGIGMVLAAVLRVYNLATAVMLTSVLMNVITILGNAISLFGWFNLPNLGLQGVAISTLVGRLVGIFVLAYMLSQKAKVKIYFKKLLVVPFEILKKILSIGLPSAGENLLWMAQYMVAFGFVASMGEASLSVQTIYFQITLLILLCGASISVANEVIVGHLVGASEFNEAYTRTFRALRLGVFITLIVVLIAYALKNQIMDALNLGENLRSIMLPLFALSIVLETARTFNIVIVNALRASGDAKFPLITGLIFMWGLSLPLGYFLGIYIGWGIVGVWIGFCADEWLRGLANTWRWRSKKWQEKRLV from the coding sequence ATGAATCTTTCTATGAAAAAGTTAGTAATTCCTATATTTTTGGATATGTTTTTACACTTCATTACGCTTATTATCAACACCTACATGGTGACAAAAGTGAGCGTGCATTTAGTTGGTGCCATGGGCGCTGGCAATCAAGTAATGGATCTTTTTATGACTATTTTTAACTTTCTAAGTATCGGCTGCTCGGTCGTCGTCGCCCAAGCACTGGGAGCCAAAAAGAACGAGCTAGCCTCAAATGTCATACACGCCAGTATCACTTCAAACACCATTTTTGGCGTATTCTCAGCCATCATCATCTACGTCTTTGGCTACAACATCTTAAATTTACTAAACGTGCCAAAAGAGCTTATAAATGATAGCTTCTCATATCTTCACATCCTTGGCTTTGCCCTACTTTTTGATGGCATCGGTATGGTGCTAGCTGCGGTGCTTCGTGTTTATAACCTAGCAACTGCTGTTATGCTAACGTCGGTTTTGATGAACGTAATTACAATTTTAGGCAATGCTATCTCCCTTTTTGGCTGGTTTAATCTACCAAATTTAGGCCTACAAGGGGTTGCTATCTCGACACTTGTTGGTAGACTGGTAGGCATTTTTGTGCTAGCTTATATGCTAAGTCAAAAGGCAAAAGTTAAAATTTATTTTAAAAAGCTACTTGTCGTACCATTTGAAATTTTAAAGAAAATCCTCTCAATTGGCCTTCCAAGTGCAGGCGAAAATTTACTCTGGATGGCACAATATATGGTCGCTTTTGGCTTTGTGGCAAGCATGGGCGAGGCTAGCCTTAGCGTGCAGACCATTTACTTTCAGATCACGCTTCTTATCTTGCTTTGTGGAGCGAGCATTAGCGTGGCAAACGAGGTCATTGTAGGACATTTAGTTGGAGCAAGTGAGTTTAACGAGGCCTATACAAGGACATTTAGGGCGCTAAGACTCGGCGTTTTTATAACTCTCATCGTCGTTCTCATAGCCTACGCGCTTAAAAACCAGATCATGGACGCACTAAATTTAGGTGAAAATTTGCGCTCCATCATGCTACCACTTTTTGCGCTCTCAATCGTACTTGAGACTGCCAGGACCTTTAACATCGTCATCGTAAACGCTCTTCGCGCAAGTGGAGATGCAAAATTTCCACTCATAACTGGCCTTATCTTCATGTGGGGACTCTCGCTGCCACTTGGATACTTTTTGGGCATATACATTGGCTGGGGCATTGTTGGCGTTTGGATAGGATTTTGCGCTGATGAGTGGCTAAGAGGCCTTGCAAATACTTGGCGCTGGAGAAGTAAAAAGTGGCAAGAAAAACGCCTAGTTTGA
- a CDS encoding zinc metalloprotease, with protein sequence MARKTPSLRQKSLNLDFYGLSVLINFKTNVKSMRLRVGKDAKITLSMPFYSTQKMALGFLETHRIWLENSYKKALLNLPKDDEMKFLGQIYKIKFDESTKEPFFEDKFIITPNLKAFERFKKTRAKELFLELVSHFQPFINKPIKRIVIRNSKTRWGSCNHKKGYINLSLRLIEKPISAVRYVVLHELTHLLYPHHQSSFYKFIERIMPDYKEQERILRA encoded by the coding sequence GTGGCAAGAAAAACGCCTAGTTTGAGGCAAAAGAGCCTAAATTTAGACTTTTATGGTCTAAGCGTTTTAATAAATTTTAAAACAAATGTAAAATCCATGCGTTTAAGAGTTGGCAAGGACGCTAAGATCACGCTTTCTATGCCATTTTATAGCACGCAAAAGATGGCTCTTGGCTTTCTTGAAACGCACAGAATTTGGCTTGAAAACTCATACAAAAAAGCTCTTTTAAATTTACCAAAAGATGATGAGATGAAATTTCTTGGGCAAATTTATAAGATCAAATTTGATGAGAGCACAAAAGAGCCTTTTTTTGAAGATAAATTTATCATAACGCCAAATTTAAAGGCGTTTGAGCGCTTTAAAAAAACAAGAGCAAAAGAGCTATTTTTAGAGCTTGTAAGCCATTTTCAGCCTTTTATAAATAAGCCAATCAAGCGCATCGTCATACGAAATAGCAAAACTCGCTGGGGCAGCTGCAATCACAAAAAGGGCTATATAAACTTAAGTCTAAGACTCATAGAAAAGCCCATCTCAGCCGTGCGCTATGTAGTGCTTCATGAGCTTACCCACCTACTCTATCCGCATCATCAAAGCAGCTTTTATAAATTTATAGAACGTATCATGCCTGATTATAAAGAGCAAGAGAGAATTTTAAGAGCGTAA
- a CDS encoding C4-dicarboxylate ABC transporter substrate-binding protein — translation MKTTSLALAGLLLATTLSAKEFISIGTGGMTGTYYPIGGAICRLANKNTNVKCSVQSTGGSVYNVNNVLKKELTFGFVQSDVVYDKFNGTGKFDGAKDENLRSVVAIYPELLAFVVAKDSGLTSDIASFAGKKYNVGNPGSGNEVSTLEVFKAKGFDVSKLGYRGVLTVGECPHALKDKKIDGYSFVVGHPTANITDAATSLPIDILNIEGSEIDNLLKEKPYFAKGVIPKGSYDGVDHDVNTIGVKAVLVTNKDTKDEAVKAVIKAILDNFDEYKTLHPALKSVNKEDLVQGLSAPLHPAAEAAFKEAGILK, via the coding sequence ATGAAAACTACTTCTTTGGCACTTGCTGGCTTGCTTTTGGCAACAACTCTTTCAGCAAAAGAATTTATCAGTATCGGCACTGGCGGCATGACAGGCACATATTATCCGATAGGTGGGGCGATCTGCCGTTTGGCAAACAAAAATACTAATGTAAAATGCTCAGTTCAATCAACTGGCGGCTCAGTTTATAACGTAAATAACGTCCTCAAAAAAGAGCTTACATTTGGCTTTGTTCAAAGCGACGTCGTCTATGATAAATTTAACGGCACTGGCAAATTTGACGGAGCAAAAGATGAAAATTTACGCTCAGTAGTTGCGATCTATCCAGAACTTCTTGCATTTGTTGTAGCAAAAGATAGTGGTCTAACAAGTGATATTGCTTCATTTGCAGGCAAAAAATACAACGTCGGAAACCCAGGCAGCGGTAATGAAGTAAGTACGCTTGAAGTCTTTAAAGCAAAAGGCTTTGACGTTTCAAAACTAGGCTACCGTGGCGTTTTAACAGTTGGTGAATGCCCACACGCACTAAAAGATAAAAAGATAGACGGATACAGCTTTGTTGTCGGCCACCCAACCGCAAACATCACTGATGCTGCGACATCTTTGCCGATCGATATCCTAAATATCGAAGGTAGCGAGATCGATAATCTTCTTAAAGAGAAGCCATACTTTGCAAAAGGTGTGATCCCAAAAGGCTCATATGATGGCGTAGATCACGATGTAAATACTATCGGTGTAAAAGCTGTTTTGGTAACTAATAAAGATACAAAGGACGAGGCTGTAAAAGCTGTGATAAAAGCTATTTTAGACAACTTTGATGAGTATAAAACTCTTCACCCAGCGCTAAAATCAGTAAACAAAGAAGATCTTGTTCAAGGTCTTTCAGCTCCGCTTCACCCAGCTGCAGAGGCTGCATTTAAAGAGGCTGGTATTTTAAAATAA
- a CDS encoding ABC transporter substrate-binding protein — MKKSLMLAASMLLLSLNYASGADEKTQVSFSGSSTLAPVIAKISTDFIEKYETWDKVDSSLPNKNITIFVSAGGSGAGVKAVLDHVADFGMLARDVKDSEKAKIKDMKAYTLGIDALCVAVNPENEVIKLKGGNLNKDEIVKIFSGEYKKWSDLDKSLPNDEIVVVTRDLGGGAHEVFQKKIMKDVKVSKNVIQSPSMGALVSKIIENKNAIGYASFGITNQNKGKLIPLNVDGVEPTVKNIVDGKYYISRPLIIVKSGDLSKSEQIFVDVLNSAEGQKTIEKMGFIPVK, encoded by the coding sequence ATGAAAAAATCACTTATGTTGGCCGCTTCTATGCTGCTTTTATCTTTAAATTACGCTTCTGGTGCAGACGAAAAAACGCAAGTTAGCTTTAGTGGCTCATCTACTCTAGCTCCAGTCATCGCTAAAATTTCAACTGACTTTATCGAAAAGTACGAGACGTGGGACAAGGTAGATAGCTCTTTGCCAAACAAAAATATCACCATTTTTGTCTCAGCTGGTGGCTCTGGTGCTGGCGTAAAAGCCGTTCTTGATCATGTCGCTGACTTTGGCATGCTAGCTCGCGACGTAAAAGATAGCGAAAAAGCAAAGATCAAAGATATGAAAGCCTATACGCTTGGCATAGATGCACTTTGCGTGGCTGTAAACCCAGAAAATGAGGTAATAAAGCTAAAGGGCGGAAATTTAAACAAAGATGAGATCGTCAAAATTTTCTCAGGTGAGTACAAAAAGTGGAGCGACCTTGACAAATCCCTACCAAATGACGAAATAGTCGTAGTTACAAGAGATCTTGGCGGCGGTGCTCACGAGGTATTTCAAAAAAAGATTATGAAAGATGTTAAAGTTAGCAAAAACGTCATCCAGTCACCATCAATGGGCGCACTTGTCTCAAAGATCATCGAAAATAAAAACGCAATTGGCTACGCTTCTTTTGGTATCACAAACCAAAACAAAGGCAAGCTAATACCGCTAAACGTTGACGGTGTGGAGCCAACTGTGAAAAATATAGTTGATGGCAAATACTACATCTCTCGCCCGCTCATCATCGTAAAAAGTGGCGATCTAAGCAAGAGCGAGCAAATTTTTGTTGACGTGCTAAATTCGGCCGAAGGTCAAAAGACTATCGAAAAAATGGGATTTATACCAGTAAAATAG
- a CDS encoding phosphate ABC transporter permease subunit PstC codes for MTGQIFKGAIYLFTLLSAMLLLLLVGFLLLNSTSFFAEVSLFDFLLNSDWDVSTEPFSFGLFNILVANFAVAFLACIFSFFISLGVTIFICFFASTWLRHVLDWMIRILAGIPSIIYGFFALYTVVKILESGLKMSAGESVLAASLILSVMILPFFTSHLLQSVDLLKQNFKTNSDALGVSTGYFIRKIILRKSIKASISGFILAFSRAAGETMAVMMVIGNTPLFPHLLSKAQTIPSLIALEMGMSEAGSLHYHALIASGFILLVFIFLLNIFIFKFEKNNEYF; via the coding sequence ATGACAGGGCAAATTTTTAAAGGCGCGATATATCTTTTTACACTTTTATCCGCCATGCTTTTGCTTTTACTCGTGGGGTTTTTACTGCTAAATTCCACGAGTTTCTTTGCAGAAGTAAGCCTTTTTGACTTCTTGCTAAACAGCGACTGGGACGTTAGCACAGAGCCTTTTAGCTTTGGACTCTTTAATATCCTAGTCGCAAATTTCGCAGTTGCGTTTTTAGCTTGCATATTTTCATTTTTTATCTCGCTTGGCGTTACTATATTTATATGCTTTTTTGCGAGTACCTGGCTTAGGCACGTGCTAGACTGGATGATACGGATACTAGCTGGCATACCCTCTATCATATATGGATTTTTCGCGCTTTACACGGTTGTAAAAATTTTAGAGTCAGGGTTAAAAATGTCCGCTGGCGAGTCGGTCTTAGCAGCTAGTCTCATCCTTAGCGTCATGATACTGCCCTTTTTTACCTCGCATTTGCTCCAAAGCGTGGATCTGCTAAAGCAAAATTTCAAGACAAACTCAGACGCTCTTGGCGTAAGCACTGGATATTTTATAAGAAAAATAATTTTAAGAAAATCTATAAAAGCTAGTATTTCAGGCTTTATACTCGCATTTTCCAGAGCAGCTGGCGAGACGATGGCTGTGATGATGGTCATAGGCAACACCCCGCTTTTTCCGCACCTGCTCTCAAAAGCTCAGACCATACCATCTCTAATAGCCCTTGAAATGGGTATGAGCGAGGCTGGCAGCTTGCACTATCACGCTCTTATCGCAAGCGGATTTATCCTGCTTGTTTTTATATTTTTGCTAAATATCTTTATCTTTAAATTTGAGAAAAACAATGAATACTTTTAA
- a CDS encoding phosphate ABC transporter permease: MNTFKDFLVKFYAYLCVFIVITVIFWIFYFIFANGISQINLDFLTKNPQGLNLGESGGIRDAIIGSFLLIILSMIFSALLGVSCAIYRQIYCTSSTIKLGLKFIIQTMASIPSILLGMFVYGLFIVSLDIPKSLLTASITLALMVFPFVEVSVEKVISQIDEKMLRDSFALGVDKNFMARKLVLPTIRKNIISILILAGSYAIGATAPLLLTGVVFMAKVEGLLSPVMALPFHLHMLLSQSVATQNAYATALVLIFILIILHLLSAVVLFDIGEKIARYFKHKRS, translated from the coding sequence ATGAATACTTTTAAGGATTTTTTAGTCAAATTTTACGCTTATCTTTGCGTTTTTATCGTCATTACGGTGATATTTTGGATATTTTATTTCATCTTTGCAAATGGCATCTCTCAGATAAATTTAGACTTTCTGACCAAAAACCCGCAAGGTTTAAATTTAGGTGAGAGCGGCGGCATAAGAGACGCTATCATAGGCTCATTTTTACTGATAATACTATCTATGATATTTTCTGCACTCCTTGGCGTTAGCTGCGCTATTTATAGGCAAATTTACTGCACTTCTAGCACAATCAAACTTGGGCTTAAATTTATCATCCAAACGATGGCTTCTATTCCTTCTATCTTGCTTGGGATGTTTGTTTATGGGCTTTTTATCGTTAGTCTTGATATCCCTAAAAGCCTACTAACAGCTAGCATTACGCTTGCTTTGATGGTCTTTCCGTTTGTTGAAGTAAGCGTTGAAAAGGTGATCTCGCAGATAGATGAAAAGATGTTAAGAGATAGCTTCGCGCTTGGCGTTGATAAAAATTTCATGGCCAGAAAGCTTGTTTTGCCAACTATTAGAAAAAATATTATATCGATCTTGATACTAGCTGGCAGCTACGCCATAGGGGCAACTGCGCCACTACTTTTAACAGGGGTCGTCTTCATGGCAAAAGTAGAGGGGCTGCTCTCGCCAGTTATGGCACTGCCTTTTCACCTGCACATGCTCCTAAGCCAGTCAGTCGCAACGCAAAATGCCTACGCTACAGCGCTCGTGCTCATCTTTATACTTATCATTTTGCACCTGCTTTCAGCCGTAGTTTTATTTGATATAGGAGAGAAAATTGCCAGATATTTTAAACATAAAAGATCTTAG
- a CDS encoding phosphate ABC transporter ATP-binding protein encodes MPDILNIKDLSIFYQDNEILKDLNLSVAKNEIICLMGSSGCGKSTFLSALNGFLEQKGGRYSGEILFKGENIKNKGEIWLRRKLAILFQDATLFPFSVERNLTYTMEFYEGSIKDKQKRVEGLLKSVNLLDEISDLNMPASKLSGGQKQRLCIARMLTTKPEVLMLDEPCSSLDMKNILIIEELLKSLSQKYTIIITTHNEEQAKRLGGRIVRIVDKKFTF; translated from the coding sequence TTGCCAGATATTTTAAACATAAAAGATCTTAGTATCTTTTACCAAGATAATGAAATTTTAAAAGATCTAAATCTTAGCGTCGCCAAAAACGAGATCATCTGCCTAATGGGTAGCTCAGGATGTGGCAAATCGACATTTCTTTCAGCACTAAATGGCTTTTTAGAGCAAAAGGGCGGCAGATATAGCGGAGAGATCCTATTTAAAGGCGAAAATATCAAAAATAAGGGCGAAATTTGGCTAAGACGAAAGTTAGCCATACTCTTTCAAGACGCCACGCTCTTTCCCTTTAGCGTCGAGAGAAATTTGACCTATACGATGGAATTTTATGAGGGCAGCATAAAAGACAAGCAAAAAAGAGTAGAGGGGCTGCTAAAAAGCGTAAATTTACTAGATGAAATAAGTGACTTAAATATGCCAGCTAGCAAACTTTCCGGCGGTCAAAAGCAAAGACTTTGCATCGCAAGGATGCTAACTACAAAGCCTGAAGTGCTCATGCTTGATGAGCCTTGTTCGTCGCTTGATATGAAAAATATCTTGATTATAGAGGAGCTTTTAAAAAGCTTGTCGCAAAAATATACGATCATCATTACCACACACAACGAAGAGCAGGCGAAGAGGCTTGGCGGTAGGATAGTTCGCATAGTGGATAAGAAATTTACATTTTAA
- a CDS encoding carbon-nitrogen hydrolase, translating into MKVALLQQEFKGTKEATIAKTLELIAEAKKGGADLVVCQELHQTQYFCQSEDTNFFDHANDWQEDVAFWGRVAKENGVVLVTSLFEKRADGLYHNTAFVFERNGSVAGKYRKMHIPDDPGFYEKFYFTPGDIGFEPVETSLGKLGVLVCWDQWYPEAARLMALKGAKILIYPTAIGWFEGDSEDEKSRQLEAWVAVQRGHSVANGLPVVAVNRVGFEKDDSGVMDGIKFWGNSFVFGPQGEQLFRANSTDELCKIVEIDMKRSEEVRRIWPFLRDRRIDAYANITKRFID; encoded by the coding sequence ATGAAAGTAGCACTACTTCAACAAGAATTTAAAGGGACAAAAGAGGCAACTATCGCAAAGACGCTTGAGCTAATCGCCGAGGCAAAAAAAGGTGGCGCTGATCTAGTCGTCTGTCAAGAGCTGCACCAGACGCAATACTTTTGCCAAAGCGAGGATACAAATTTCTTTGATCACGCAAATGATTGGCAAGAGGACGTCGCTTTTTGGGGTAGGGTGGCAAAAGAAAATGGCGTGGTTTTAGTCACTTCGCTCTTTGAAAAGAGAGCTGACGGACTTTATCACAACACCGCCTTTGTCTTCGAGCGTAACGGCAGCGTAGCTGGCAAATACCGAAAAATGCACATCCCTGATGACCCTGGATTTTACGAGAAATTTTACTTCACGCCTGGCGACATTGGCTTTGAGCCAGTTGAGACTAGCCTTGGTAAGCTTGGCGTTTTGGTGTGTTGGGATCAGTGGTATCCAGAGGCAGCAAGGCTAATGGCGCTAAAAGGGGCGAAAATTCTCATCTATCCAACGGCTATTGGCTGGTTTGAGGGCGATAGCGAGGATGAAAAGTCAAGACAGCTTGAGGCGTGGGTGGCGGTGCAAAGAGGTCACAGCGTGGCAAATGGCCTGCCAGTGGTCGCAGTAAATCGTGTGGGCTTTGAAAAAGATGATAGCGGCGTGATGGATGGGATCAAATTTTGGGGAAATAGTTTTGTCTTTGGGCCACAAGGCGAGCAGCTTTTCCGCGCAAATAGCACAGATGAGCTTTGCAAGATCGTTGAAATAGATATGAAAAGAAGTGAAGAAGTGCGTAGAATTTGGCCATTTTTAAGAGACCGCAGGATCGATGCCTACGCAAATATCACAAAGAGATTTATCGACTAA
- a CDS encoding cation transporter has product MNKQECTQGENKAVIAAGACAFLLALVKFAAGLFSGSVAVLGSAIDSMLDFIVSLLNLFALRKSRKQADERFNFGYTKLEALAALFECVIIVVAAGYIFYESVKKFSEPNLEIDLGLSLGVMVFSVVVTLCLVLFLNQISKKSGNLIIKADALHYKIDLFSNLAVIISLLIIKFSGFVMIDAIFGIVISGYIAQSAISLGKDAFGVLLDHAASPEVTDEIIKMIKAKQRISDFHYLNTRQSANTIFLTLHLVFDKDISLYDAHEVADSLEAEIREKFKEFSWQITTHLDPYNDKEGR; this is encoded by the coding sequence ATAAATAAACAGGAGTGCACGCAGGGTGAAAATAAGGCAGTTATCGCAGCTGGAGCATGCGCTTTTTTGCTCGCACTTGTGAAATTTGCAGCTGGACTTTTTAGCGGCTCAGTCGCTGTGCTTGGCTCGGCGATTGATTCGATGCTTGATTTTATCGTTTCGCTTTTAAATTTATTTGCGCTTAGAAAGTCAAGAAAGCAAGCCGATGAGAGATTTAACTTTGGCTACACAAAGCTGGAGGCCTTGGCAGCGCTATTTGAGTGCGTCATTATTGTTGTGGCTGCTGGATATATATTTTATGAGAGTGTTAAGAAATTTAGCGAGCCAAATTTAGAGATAGACCTTGGCTTAAGCCTTGGTGTGATGGTATTTTCGGTAGTTGTGACGCTATGTTTGGTGCTATTTTTAAACCAAATTTCTAAAAAAAGTGGCAACCTTATCATAAAAGCAGACGCGCTGCACTATAAGATCGACCTTTTTAGCAACCTAGCAGTCATTATCTCGTTACTTATCATTAAATTTAGCGGATTTGTGATGATAGATGCGATCTTTGGCATCGTGATAAGTGGCTACATCGCTCAAAGCGCCATAAGTCTTGGCAAAGACGCCTTTGGTGTCTTGCTAGATCACGCGGCAAGCCCTGAGGTCACAGATGAGATCATCAAAATGATAAAGGCTAAGCAGAGAATTTCTGATTTTCACTACCTAAACACAAGGCAGAGCGCAAATACCATATTTTTAACGCTACATTTAGTTTTTGACAAAGATATCTCGCTTTACGACGCGCACGAGGTGGCCGACTCGCTTGAAGCTGAGATAAGAGAGAAATTTAAGGAATTTTCGTGGCAGATAACCACGCATTTAGACCCATACAACGACAAAGAAGGGAGATGA
- a CDS encoding polar amino acid ABC transporter permease, translating into MDFEFIEKFYPLYVKAGVLTCEIAFLGIIFSILIGIFCMAVKFYKLKFLSKVIDCYVELSRNTPLLIQLFFLYYGLPKLGVSMSGFACAVAGLSFLGGSYMSESFRLGFEAVRKSQIEAGLSIALSKNQLLRYVILPQAFSVAVPSISANIIFLLKETSIVSIVALADLVYVAKDLIGLYYKTDEALFMLVISYLIIILPVSLVLSYIEKRVRNARS; encoded by the coding sequence ATGGATTTTGAGTTTATTGAGAAATTTTATCCGCTTTATGTTAAGGCCGGAGTGCTTACCTGTGAGATTGCCTTTTTAGGGATCATTTTTTCTATTTTAATCGGTATTTTTTGTATGGCTGTGAAATTTTACAAGCTAAAATTTCTATCAAAAGTGATTGACTGCTACGTTGAGCTTTCAAGAAATACGCCTCTTCTTATACAGCTTTTCTTTTTATATTATGGCTTGCCAAAGCTTGGAGTGTCGATGAGCGGCTTTGCCTGTGCGGTCGCTGGTCTTAGCTTTCTTGGTGGTAGCTATATGAGTGAGAGCTTTAGGCTTGGTTTTGAGGCGGTTAGAAAGTCGCAGATCGAAGCGGGACTAAGCATCGCACTTAGCAAAAATCAGCTCCTAAGATATGTTATCTTGCCTCAAGCATTTAGCGTAGCAGTGCCAAGCATCAGTGCAAATATTATCTTTTTACTAAAAGAGACAAGCATCGTTAGCATCGTGGCACTTGCTGATCTAGTTTACGTCGCAAAGGATCTCATTGGGCTTTATTACAAGACAGACGAGGCACTTTTTATGCTAGTAATTAGCTATCTTATCATCATCTTGCCAGTCTCACTGGTGCTTAGCTATATCGAAAAAAGGGTAAGAAATGCAAGGAGTTAG
- a CDS encoding amino acid ABC transporter permease codes for MQGVSILFDTQNLLRLFEGLVVSTEISFISIFISIIGGLVLGVLMSMKNKFIYFILKICLEIVRIMPQIVWLFLFYFGVSKAFDIHISAFTASLIVFSLWGIFEMMDIVRGAITSIPKHQFESAASLGLSKFQIYSHVIIPLATRRLVPGAVNLLSRMIKTTSIVVLIGVVEVVKVGQQIIERNVFTNPMAPFWIYTLIFFLYFVICYPVSKLSKKLEEKWS; via the coding sequence ATGCAAGGAGTTAGTATATTATTTGACACGCAAAATTTACTAAGGCTCTTTGAAGGTCTAGTCGTTAGCACAGAAATTTCATTTATCTCTATCTTTATCTCTATAATCGGTGGCTTAGTGCTTGGCGTGCTTATGAGCATGAAAAACAAATTTATCTATTTTATTTTAAAAATTTGCCTAGAAATCGTTCGCATAATGCCTCAGATCGTTTGGCTATTTTTATTTTATTTTGGTGTCAGTAAGGCGTTTGATATTCACATTTCAGCATTTACAGCCTCACTCATCGTCTTTAGCTTGTGGGGAATTTTTGAAATGATGGACATCGTGCGTGGCGCAATAACATCAATACCAAAACATCAATTTGAATCAGCCGCCTCACTTGGGCTTAGTAAATTTCAAATTTACTCTCACGTCATCATCCCACTTGCCACGAGAAGGCTAGTACCTGGAGCTGTAAATTTACTAAGCCGTATGATAAAAACGACATCTATCGTCGTTCTAATCGGCGTTGTAGAGGTAGTCAAGGTCGGCCAGCAGATCATCGAGCGAAATGTATTTACAAATCCTATGGCGCCATTTTGGATATACACGCTCATATTCTTTTTATATTTTGTGATCTGCTATCCAGTCTCAAAACTATCAAAAAAATTAGAAGAAAAATGGAGCTAA
- a CDS encoding glutamine ABC transporter ATP-binding protein, with the protein MSENILELKKINKFYGELHALKDINLDVKSGEVVVLLGPSGCGKSTTLRCINGLESIASGEIIIDGEVIDAKFNDWQRIRQKVGMVFQSYELFDHMNVIDNVLLGPLKVQKRDRAEAEKTADMWLSKVGLLDKKFAYPKELSGGQKQRIAIVRSLCLNPEIMLFDEVTAALDPEIVREVLDVILNLAKDGMTMLIVTHEMSFARAVANKIVFMDAGAIVEISEPEEFFTNPKSDRAKKFLNLFSF; encoded by the coding sequence ATGAGCGAAAACATCTTGGAACTTAAAAAAATAAATAAATTTTATGGAGAGCTTCACGCCTTAAAGGATATAAATTTAGATGTAAAAAGCGGCGAAGTAGTCGTGCTCCTTGGACCATCGGGCTGTGGCAAGAGCACAACTCTTAGATGTATAAACGGACTTGAGAGTATCGCAAGCGGCGAGATAATAATTGATGGCGAAGTAATTGATGCTAAATTTAATGATTGGCAAAGGATCCGCCAAAAAGTCGGCATGGTCTTTCAAAGCTACGAGCTCTTTGATCATATGAACGTCATAGACAACGTCCTTCTTGGGCCTTTAAAGGTGCAAAAAAGAGATAGAGCTGAAGCCGAAAAGACTGCTGATATGTGGCTAAGCAAGGTTGGACTGCTTGATAAGAAATTTGCCTATCCAAAGGAGCTAAGTGGTGGCCAAAAGCAACGCATAGCAATAGTAAGAAGCCTTTGTTTAAACCCTGAAATTATGCTATTTGACGAGGTTACAGCTGCGCTTGATCCAGAGATCGTTAGAGAAGTGCTTGATGTTATACTAAATTTAGCCAAAGATGGAATGACGATGCTAATAGTCACCCATGAGATGAGCTTTGCAAGGGCGGTTGCAAACAAGATCGTATTTATGGATGCTGGGGCGATCGTGGAGATCAGCGAGCCAGAGGAATTTTTTACAAACCCAAAGAGCGATCGCGCGAAGAAATTTCTAAATTTATTCTCGTTTTAG